The following proteins come from a genomic window of Candidatus Palauibacter soopunensis:
- a CDS encoding leucyl aminopeptidase has product MEIRSGIPVERELDALVVPWFDDADATGEWWEGPATVWLEGHGRSGEVSGWARLGAVDAPDVFIVRIDAGARPMAESCRRAAGAGVRAARARGLGSVGFRVPETADGAAWQASAEGLALGDWRYDGLRDAEGRTAAPEERVLIAGGKAGPEAEAAVRRGCVLAEAQNATRELVTLPGNVATPRYLAAEAERLAGEHGFRVEVRDRKRLEEEGFGGLLTVARGSVEEPRFIEMEHEGSGGDPVVVVGKGVTFDAGGISLKPASGMEDMKYDMAGAAAVFGIMIAAARLEIPQRVVGLVPATENLPAGDAVKPGDVIRGLSGKSIEVINTDAEGRLILSDALTYAQRLDPVAIVDMATLTGACVIALGHHAVAVLANDRGIAGELSEAGEATGERTWPLPLWKAYRAQLDSDIADIKNIGGRGAGTITAGWFLREFVSDDVPWAHLDIAGTAWAKEARGWQPKGATGVGVRLVHEWLRVRERG; this is encoded by the coding sequence GTGGAGATACGTTCGGGGATACCTGTCGAACGGGAACTGGATGCTCTCGTGGTCCCGTGGTTCGACGACGCGGACGCCACGGGTGAGTGGTGGGAAGGCCCGGCGACGGTGTGGCTGGAGGGCCATGGGCGCTCCGGGGAGGTGTCGGGATGGGCGCGGCTCGGGGCTGTGGACGCCCCGGACGTCTTCATCGTTCGGATCGACGCCGGAGCGAGGCCGATGGCCGAATCGTGCCGGCGGGCGGCGGGCGCCGGGGTCAGGGCGGCTCGCGCGCGCGGCCTCGGTTCCGTCGGGTTCCGCGTGCCGGAGACGGCGGACGGCGCGGCGTGGCAGGCGTCCGCCGAGGGGCTCGCGCTCGGGGACTGGCGTTACGACGGGCTCCGCGACGCGGAGGGCCGCACCGCCGCGCCGGAAGAGCGGGTCCTCATCGCGGGGGGCAAGGCCGGCCCTGAGGCCGAAGCCGCGGTGCGGCGGGGCTGCGTGCTCGCCGAGGCGCAGAACGCGACGCGCGAACTCGTGACGCTGCCGGGCAACGTGGCGACGCCGCGCTACCTCGCCGCGGAGGCGGAGCGTCTGGCGGGCGAACATGGCTTCCGGGTTGAGGTGCGCGACCGTAAGCGGCTGGAGGAGGAAGGGTTCGGGGGCCTCCTCACCGTGGCCCGCGGGTCCGTCGAGGAGCCGCGCTTCATCGAGATGGAGCACGAGGGGTCGGGCGGCGATCCCGTCGTCGTCGTCGGCAAGGGCGTGACCTTCGATGCGGGAGGGATCTCGCTCAAACCCGCCTCGGGCATGGAGGACATGAAGTACGACATGGCGGGCGCCGCCGCCGTGTTCGGGATCATGATCGCGGCCGCGCGCCTCGAGATCCCGCAGCGCGTGGTCGGCCTCGTGCCCGCGACGGAGAATCTCCCGGCGGGGGACGCCGTGAAGCCGGGGGACGTGATCCGCGGACTGTCGGGCAAGTCGATCGAGGTCATCAACACGGACGCGGAGGGCCGCCTCATCCTGTCGGACGCGCTGACCTACGCGCAGCGGCTGGATCCGGTGGCGATCGTCGACATGGCCACGCTGACCGGAGCCTGCGTCATCGCGCTCGGCCATCACGCCGTAGCGGTGCTCGCGAACGACCGCGGGATCGCGGGCGAACTGTCGGAGGCCGGCGAAGCGACGGGGGAGCGGACGTGGCCCTTGCCGCTGTGGAAGGCGTACCGGGCGCAGCTCGACTCGGATATCGCGGACATCAAGAACATCGGCGGCCGGGGCGCGGGCACGATCACCGCGGGCTGGTTCCTGCGCGAGTTCGTATCGGACGACGTGCCCTGGGCCCACCTCGACATCGCGGGCACGGCGTGGGCGAAGGAGGCGCGCGGCTGGCAGCCGAAGGGCGCCACCGGGGTCGGCGTCCGGCTCGTCCATGAATGGCTGCGCGTCCGCGAGCGAGGGTGA